The Malus sylvestris chromosome 12, drMalSylv7.2, whole genome shotgun sequence genome contains a region encoding:
- the LOC126592509 gene encoding myb-related protein Zm1-like isoform X2, whose product MAMERERGGGVWVMDFRSGRVGMVRENHTSRPDLPLHAWISKGLRRYGKSCRLWWLNYLRPDIKHGSFTEEEDNTICSLYNQMGSRQFESTEFCGFTQLQPSLLQVISTFIVSSLAL is encoded by the exons ATGGCGATGGAAAGAGAGCGAGGGGGAGGGGTATGGGTGATGGATTTCAGAAGTGGGAGAGTGGGGATGGTCCGAGAAAACCATACGAGTCGTCCGGATCTGCCGCTGCATGCCTGGATTTCCAAAG GTCTGAGGCGGTACGGGAAGAGCTGCCGTCTGTGGTGGCTAAACTATCTGAGGCCAGACATCAAACATGGAAGCTTCACTGAAGAGGAAGACAACACTATCTGCAGCCTCTACAACCAGATGGGAAGCCGGcaa TTTGAGTCTACTGAGTTCTGCGGATTCACTCAATTGCAACCATCTCTTCTGCAAGTAATCTCTACCTTCATTGTTAGTT CACTTGCACTGTGA
- the LOC126592509 gene encoding transcription factor MYB58-like isoform X1 produces MAMERERGGGVWVMDFRSGRVGMVRENHTSRPDLPLHAWISKGLRRYGKSCRLWWLNYLRPDIKHGSFTEEEDNTICSLYNQMGSRLSLLSSADSLNCNHLFCNTCTVKSMKSGSFCPVYKIPYRRRGKQNDVNWRFTVALKG; encoded by the exons ATGGCGATGGAAAGAGAGCGAGGGGGAGGGGTATGGGTGATGGATTTCAGAAGTGGGAGAGTGGGGATGGTCCGAGAAAACCATACGAGTCGTCCGGATCTGCCGCTGCATGCCTGGATTTCCAAAG GTCTGAGGCGGTACGGGAAGAGCTGCCGTCTGTGGTGGCTAAACTATCTGAGGCCAGACATCAAACATGGAAGCTTCACTGAAGAGGAAGACAACACTATCTGCAGCCTCTACAACCAGATGGGAAGCCG TTTGAGTCTACTGAGTTCTGCGGATTCACTCAATTGCAACCATCTCTTCTGCAA CACTTGCACTGTGAAGTCGATGAAATCGGGTTCCTTTTGTCCAGTTTATAAAATTCCATATCGGCGCAGAG GCAAGCAAAATGATGTAAATTGGCGATTTACGGTGGCTTTGAAAGGGTGA
- the LOC126592509 gene encoding protein BREAST CANCER SUSCEPTIBILITY 1 homolog isoform X3, whose protein sequence is MEASLKRKTTLSAASTTRWEAGNLSLLSSADSLNCNHLFCNTCTVKSMKSGSFCPVYKIPYRRRGKQNDVNWRFTVALKG, encoded by the exons ATGGAAGCTTCACTGAAGAGGAAGACAACACTATCTGCAGCCTCTACAACCAGATGGGAAGCCGGcaa TTTGAGTCTACTGAGTTCTGCGGATTCACTCAATTGCAACCATCTCTTCTGCAA CACTTGCACTGTGAAGTCGATGAAATCGGGTTCCTTTTGTCCAGTTTATAAAATTCCATATCGGCGCAGAG GCAAGCAAAATGATGTAAATTGGCGATTTACGGTGGCTTTGAAAGGGTGA
- the LOC126592511 gene encoding proteasome subunit beta type-7-B-like — translation MNFTSKNTTKSINFVFEKMMMDFHNDLELQKRQIVEKAQAEIAKIQHGDNEDNDICRKCERHKEFLMNHLVPTPRTYVSAEVYKFTKKTEVLFTKIIPLTQKVEVIGAEEE, via the exons ATGAATTTTACTTCAAAAAACACTACAAAATcgattaattttgtttttgagaagATGATGATGGATTTCCACAATGACTTAGAACTGCAGAAGAGGCAGATTGTGGAGAAAGCACAGGCTGAGATAGCTAAAATACAGCATGGCGATAACGAGGACAATGATATCTGCCGAAAATGCGA GAGACACAAGGAATTCCTGATGAACCACTTGGTGCCCACCCCTCGTACCTATGTCAGTGCAGAAGTCTATAAGTTTACCAAGAAGACCG AGGTTCTCTTCACAAAGATCATTCCGCTGACTCAGAAGGTGGAAGTGATAGGAGCTGAGGAGGAATGA